From the Zymoseptoria tritici IPO323 chromosome 2, whole genome shotgun sequence genome, the window GCCCATGACATCCTATGGCCGCCCAGAATGGGCTGGACAATACCCACAACAGATGGGCTATCACTCGCCTGCGACGACAGGTGGAGCCGCGCCCAACATGGTCGCTCATGCGATCCCGAGGCCACCGGCGGTGGGTTCATTCGTCGGTGCGCAACCAGGAATGTATTATCCTAACGTGACACAGGGTGGACATCCGTTGTCAACGGTTTACTCTTTCGTGCCCATCCCAGGCGCACAGCAGCACAAGCGACCTCGAAGACGCTATGAGGAAATCGAGCGCATGTACAAGTGTGGTTGGAATGGTTGTGAGAAGGCGTATGGTACACTCAATCACCTGAACGCCCATGTGACCATGCAGTCGCACGGCACAAAACGAACACCAGAAGGTATGTTGTCTTGCATTTGCGATTTCCGACGTTGGTTTAAGCCTCGCTGTCCACGCGTTGTTGATACACTGGCGCGTGCGACCTGTCAAAGCGGCGTTTCGCGCTAGCGGCTCCCCACCTTCACCACCATTTGATCTGCCCTGCATTCGCAACGACGCTAATTATTGTTTCTCGCAGAGTTCAAAGAGATCCGCAAAGAATGGAAAGCGAAGAaaaaggaggaggagaattcGCGcaaggccgaggaggagcgCCAGCGTCAAGAAGCTCAACGATCCGGTCAGGACACATCTCAGCCTCAAGGACAACCAGGCCAGTACGGTCAGCCGCACATGATGGCACCGTCGATGGGTGGACCTCAGCTTCCTCCAATTGGCTACCAACCTGCCAGCGGCCAGCCAGGTCAGTACGCTCAGCCGCAGCAGGTTGACGGCGCACAACAATACGGTTACGGCGCGCAAGGATATCCTCAAAGCCCATACGGACAAGGCGGCATGCCATACCAACAGCAGCAATAGTGAGCGCGGCGCACGCATTCCGC encodes:
- the MgCON7 gene encoding transcription factor (Transcription factor C2H2 family (Pfam PF00096 domain). Con7p-like (Magnaporthe grisea implicated in appressorium morphogenesis/growth in planta).); this translates as MPTAPSHAHASQTIDTSLSAILASHMDGRQSVHSQSGLSSPYDAPEQQPAVHYQPGQDFKPNYSASATPESGYHPQSARSGSFPEYVQQPQRFPAGTQASNMAQTSNPSIAQSSPTYPPPHNYSPYPPQHEMPQYSAQPMTSYGRPEWAGQYPQQMGYHSPATTGGAAPNMVAHAIPRPPAGGHPLSTVYSFVPIPGAQQHKRPRRRYEEIERMYKCGWNGCEKAYGTLNHLNAHVTMQSHGTKRTPEEFKEIRKEWKAKKKEEENSRKAEEERQRQEAQRSGQDTSQPQGQPGQYGQPHMMAPSMGGPQLPPIGYQPASGQPGQYAQPQQVDGAQQYGYGAQGYPQSPYGQGGMPYQQQQ